TACCTTAGCCAGGCTCCGCACATATACTAGTAAAAAATTAAAGGGTGCTGAAATATGATATTCCTATCCGGACAAAGAATTGCGCCTGAACACGTACTAAATTCCGATCAGCTGAATCCGGCAGAACAAAAAATTATCGAAGCGATGCTTACAAGTCCTGCCCGCTATGATTATTCAAGCATGCGTGAATTATCTTTTGAAACTTCGTTTCGAAACCATACCATTCAATCCGCAACGGCACTGATCCATAGCGGCGCAAAATTCGCAACGTTTGCAAAAACATACGGAAACGATATGTTTTGGAGGCGGTCACCCGAAGGCGCGCTTGAATTGAGATACAATGTACCGGCAGCACTTGGTATTCGTGATATTTTTGAACGCGGCTCCCTCTATGCCTTTGAATGCGCAACCGCCATCGTTGTTATTTTTTATTTCGCTTTATTACGAATGATTGGTGATCAAGCATTTAATGCCGCTTTCCCAACGATTACTCTTTATGATTGGCATTATGAAAAGCTTCCCGTCTACTCTGAAATTCGAAATGATTTTCTTCCTGGAGATTGCCTTTATTTTGCGAATCCTGATTTCGATCCTGCTCGGCCTGAGTGGCGCGGAGAAAATGCAATCTATTTTGGCTATGACCAATTTGCCGCTTTCGGGTTAGGGATATTGACCGCAGAACAGGTGATTCAACGGTTAAATTCATTCAGAAAAAGAGGTGCAACCCAATCAGCTTATTTGATGTCTCATGTGACGCGAGTGGATATACTAGAACTGCTCTCACGGATTCAACGTTAATGCTTTACGGTTTCGATAAAAATGTGAACATCCAAGCATCCGATTGGCGGCCCATTCCATCTGCTCCAAATCTTCTCTAGTAACAACAGGATCACGTTCATCCCATTTTACAAATCTGATAAAATAATAGTTTTTGATCGGTACCATGATCACTGCAGAATGGGGCCAATTTTCAAAAACAAATACGATTTTCCCTTTTTTCTGATAGGAGTGCTGAACAATCTTCAGGTTTCTCA
This window of the Bacillus gobiensis genome carries:
- a CDS encoding protein-glutamine gamma-glutamyltransferase encodes the protein MIFLSGQRIAPEHVLNSDQLNPAEQKIIEAMLTSPARYDYSSMRELSFETSFRNHTIQSATALIHSGAKFATFAKTYGNDMFWRRSPEGALELRYNVPAALGIRDIFERGSLYAFECATAIVVIFYFALLRMIGDQAFNAAFPTITLYDWHYEKLPVYSEIRNDFLPGDCLYFANPDFDPARPEWRGENAIYFGYDQFAAFGLGILTAEQVIQRLNSFRKRGATQSAYLMSHVTRVDILELLSRIQR